In the genome of Carya illinoinensis cultivar Pawnee chromosome 13, C.illinoinensisPawnee_v1, whole genome shotgun sequence, the window ATTCATAATCAAGTTGCTTTATTCTATaaagttttcaaaacaatatactttccacattatattttttctctttagaCTTGGCCTTAATTCCTTCTTATATTTGGCATAGTATATGTGAAGCTAAACAAGTGTTGAAATCACATTGTTTTTGGATAATTGGTAAAGAAGATCATATCCGTATATGGGATGTTAGTTGGTTGCCAAACTCTAACAGCAAAAGAGTGATTACCCGCTGCAATACATTGGCAGCAGATGCATGTGTTGCTAAGCTATTGGATCATACTTCTTCTggtatttgttatttttgcaaCGAGGATGTTAAGGCATTACAAGAAAAGTCACTATTTTCGACGACCTTATATCGCCGCAAAAGGTATAAACATCACCGCCAATAAGTATTTGCTACTATTATCCCCTGCCAGTATTTGGTCGCAATTGTTGagtgaggaaaaaaaatcacgGCGCGAGTTATCATAGCGGTAAATACATTTTAGCGGTGACAAATTGTGGCCGCTAAAACTCTAATAGTGCGTCGGAAAAGATTTATGTAAGATGTTGATATCAAAGTAGAATTGGTTTTTGTGGCGACAAATTAGTTTTTTGCGGCGGCAATTTGTCGCCGCaataagttatgttatgccTCTTAGCTGCGACTATAGGTTGCCGCAAAAAAACGTTTCTACTAAATTATCTAATTTACAATTATTTACCATTTcagccttttttattttttaaacacctGTAGTCCCCCATTAGATACAATAGCCTACGCGTGTAATAGATCAACATATTCCCTAATAAGCATACAATATCATGAATTAATTGTTTACATGATATAGATGTTTCAAATACCCCCAACATGTATCGGTATATCATTCATTCATAATAAAAAGTGCTATTTGAAATTCACCCCAACATCCCACATTAATGGATCAATGTAAGTTTACATGTGTACTCCTCAACTTTATTGTGTAACAAGGATTTCCTAAGCAAGTCTTGATCATCATAGAAGCTGCCTTCTTTATCTCAAAACCTAATAGTATAGCTCTTCATTTGAAAATTAGAAGATTTTCATGTTGCCTTCTTCATGTTGACGCcagattttttctaaaattgcaaAACAGTATATTTGCGACCAAATTTTACCCGCCGGTAATAAACTTAGCTggaaaaactaatttttcttgtagtgaggatacatttcattttttatttttgtaaatattgctCTCATATAATTCATATATGGGAGTACTTTGCTATGGGTCGAGTGTAATCCATCCTCCTTTTTATTTGTTCAAGTGAAAATTTGTCTTCCATTCCTTAAAAATATCATCCAATTTTCACTTGCATTAATATAATAGATCACGTTGCTGATATTCAGTCGCGGACATAGAAATCTCGAGAGAATCATTGGTTAATGACTTGGTTCACGGGCCTGCTTGCAGGACTACCAATTTCAACAGTTACATGCACAGTTTGACACACTGGTCTAGGCAGTGATGCACCTTGATGATACTAATCTCCTTTCGAGATCTCTGATTATTTGGTGGTGGAGTTTTTGGTATCGAACTTTAATGTAGGTAGGTGTAATAAGCTGCTGTGCAGGGGTGTAATGTTGCAAGGGGAGTAGTGAAGGAGATCTAGAACCAAGTAGTCCAGAAGCTCTTCCTAAACTGATGATCATCAATCATGATAAATATCGTGTAATTGTTTTGTAATTATCAATCATGGCTtgtaattttgtgttttgtaatgtaatgtataaaatatcaaataatgtaatatatatgtagCAGTGAGTTGCATTATCTGttgcatatattttatatgataaatatagaatttctattttttttagtcGCATTTAGTTGAAAAGATAAATAGTTgttctatatgaaaaatatgtttttaaattacAGAAGCCCATTGGGCTGATATTggtttctagttttttttttttttttttaaattaacagtatttttaaaaaatagaccaAAAGTCAACAGAAATTGAATTTTGAGCTGGCCCAACTCCGATCAGAGTTCCAAACTCCAAGCCCACTTCTAAACTCTGATTGAAATCACAATTCAACTCCTATCAAAGTCAGAATCGGAGCCTAAACTTGCTTTCGATTCCTATCGGAGTATAGAAATGGGCTTTCCACTCCGACTCgatatctttatttttcaaaagacaACAAACTGTTATAAACCATCTttaattgtatgaccacatttaactagccatcaaatgcatagtgctagtcgtcaaaagcatagttagctagccgtcaaatgcatagtgctagtcgtcaaaagcatagtctcttttgtaaccctatatatatgggtatattgatgttatatgatatacagatcaataagagaatttcctttctcgctctctctcaatcttttgaaactctctcatttccattgagttcataacacgttatcagcacgattctCGTGATCTTCCTCCTCTTTCCCAACTCCATTTTCTTCCTCGGAAAAAGTGGAAATTGGAGGTGAAACTGCAAGCCGAAACATATATTGAACACGGACTGtcgttcagttttttttttttttttctcctttctcagATCTGGTGCTTGTTCGTTGGCTTCCTCCGTTGAATTTCTTTTTAGTTTCTCCTGAGCATCCAACAAGATGATCTATGAGTTTCCATTGGTAGCCGTCCCGTACGCTCGGATCCTCCGGTTTATTCTGGGTATTGGCAAATCGGGAAGGAGTTGCAGCTCGGTGCTGCTCGATAACGGGTCCTGCCCTGCCGATTCAAAGCATAGACGACGTCCATGGCAGTTATAGTCTTACGGCGAGCATGCTCTGGCCCTGGCCTGATACAGTTCGAGGCTCAACAATTAAAGTTGACCGGACGATACATCTGCAGTAGTCATCACAGACCGCAGAGATTCTGCAGTTGTATAGATCCAATGAAAATAGATCCGGCAGATGCAGCTTTAATTTACATAAGAATTGGTCTTTTGTATAAAAGGACTTGGTTTTCCTTGCTACAAACAGAGACTTTGTTTCATCTCTACGTTGGCCGGTGTGCAAACAAAATCAATGACAGAGAGTAAAGGGGAAATCGGACGGCAACATGGGAGGATTTTTTTCTGGGTCTCAGCATGTTGTTCCTCTTCGTCGGTGCTTATGTACTCGGAGGTGGCTTTTGAGACTTAAAGCAAGAGGTGCCGGCTGTACCAGTGGATCATCTCGGGGAGAGCTCGGAAGGGGGGTCCTGTTCGGGACTCTCAGGTGGCTCTACCCAGCCCTTCGTGATGGCTGCGAACGGACGGCCGGGCTGGTTGGCCTGAAGGAGCAGGTCTTCTTTGTCGGCCATGACTGGGGAGTTATGATTGCCTGGAACCCAACCTCAGATCTAGAGGAAGGCTTCAGAGCTTCGTTTGGTAATGATTATTACTTTGGCAGGTTTCAGGAACACGGAGAAGCTGAAGAAGATTTCACTTGTGCCGATACCGCAACACTAATGAAGAAGTTCTTTTCTATATTTGGTCCAAATCCTCCCTAATATCTTTCTTCAAATCACGGCTTTTTGCTGTGTTGTGAGTTTGTTTCAGTTCAGACTTGCCTGAGCACTACTGGAACCCATTTAGAAAAGTAGGGATAAGACTTTAAGACTTTTTAACAAAGTCTTTAAAAGTGACTCACTAgacagagaaaaagaaaagtgggGCAGCAGGTTTTTGGcttcttttcaaaatgaaatgGAGACATATTCACGTGACTCTTGGGAAAAACGTTTGGAGCTTTTTCCAAATCAAAAAGcaaagttttcttcccctttttcatTTTGGACGGATTTACTTTTAGAAATACATGGGACCcttactatttttgttttttgtttttattcaaaCAACTTGCGATGAATAGAAAGCAGGTGGAGGAGTCAAGCATTTGGTTACGTTGGAGGATTAAAGTCAACAGCTATCACAGgtattatttgataaattattgaatccGAGATTACAGGTATCACCTCAGCATTTGGTTACATTGGAGCATTTGAAGACCAAGATCACAGGTATCACGATGATAAGATTAAATGATCTTCTACTTCAAATTTCTGAAGTCAGTAATCTTCAActtcaaataagtttttaatatattatttataattgctGAAGTGAATATTTATggttatattcattattattatttgataaattctatgtttatttacatagtttagatacaagttttatttattcttttatacttgttataaattattgatctgagaatggaaatggagcatccttgaaggatcgccctaaattaataataacttttgagtatctcatagtttaaatgattgatacttgtaACAAAacctcattatgatttatgcacctgaaattacataattgaaattgtggaaagaatatatatttgaatgaacgtctcgaatgtgctcctgaagtagcaatatcgagtatgctcctgaagtagcaatatgaaatacaaacgttcacaatatattctaaatttgtatcaggtctttcagtgactgagcaaaataatgagcttttgataagaatcattaatcacgtcttactagatctacatcattccctgaagtgaatgataatgaatttatatcattctattccctgaagtgaaaagaatgatgcgtttcattcaaagaaactaagagattggacgtgataatgaatatctttttaggccagaagctcgtattggaaaagctgtaagctttctctttgagatgatattatacaaattattgaatcaaatattataatgcatcaaaaggtgatatgattcaaaatatttgtatcttttcatggttatcttgataatccaaaatcaattacgataagtcgaatgattttcatatggacgtccataaaagaaccagaagattcttttactataaagtcttactaccagaagtggaaagaaaaatttgccagaagcaaataagatgaaataattcgacgttatcttaattatcatatgtgaaccagaagttcagatgataattaaattttggatgcaataagataaaaatgtctcatattctagctgctaaaatcccagtgagaattgaagtccctgtatgacaattaagaaattcagcagtctaaagacatgtctaaaggcatgtgagacgtattgatacaaaagatagagcatctcaaaagagaaaggcacaaataatttggtgctcttGAAGatgccatacccacaaaacaagcaataaagtccatccaaattctctgtataaaattctcctatataaactcttgaagagtgcctcctgaagaggtttttcatgaaaatgtcttcccttgaagagggataagtacctgaaaataacgaaatctcgatacatttcatgaatattggagaaattatgaatagaaataaaatcgttgtcgacaacatattttcatatgagatggcaattgatattactagaagtaatgatgaaagtgaatcaagaaccgtcgaagaatacgacataaaatattagccaaatttgaaagaaacaatttctgcagaattgattcactagtaaaatatgatgcatcgggacttatagtccaaacacctaaagaggtgatgcttgttgaatgtcaatgggtatttatagaaaggaaataaaaatgtgatatataaatcacgagtcaatttctcaattcctgaaaaattgatatcactagttaaatgtgataaatatggacatgaagtccaaacacctaaagaggtgatttttgttaaatatcagtggatatttatatacatgatataaaaagcctgaaacttttaatatgaaaatgtgatatagaaatcacaaattagtttcttgaaaaaacaatattgatacgcttttaaagtggttgaaatcatattgagatttttattagcttgaaagttatcgagagtttggatatgcatgattaactgcatatttatatggatcattggatcatgatatatatatgaaaatccctgaaggatagaaaatgcctgaaacttctaatctgaatacatctagaaatatgtattctattaagtttcaaaaatccttatatgatctaaagcaatccaaatgcaaatggaaacaagctattattgcagtttatatatatgatttaaatgtcattgaggctccaaaagagctcatgaaaactgcacatatttgaaatataaatctgaaacccttgcggcttcaagggaaagatggatgatattattagttctgaaataccttcttttaaatacaa includes:
- the LOC122291115 gene encoding uncharacterized protein LOC122291115; this encodes MGGFFSGSQHVVPLRRCLCTRRWLLRLKARGAGCTSGSSRGELGRGVLFGTLRWLYPALRDGCERTAGLVGLKEQVFFVGHDWGVMIAWNPTSDLEEGFRASFGNDYYFGRFQEHGEAEEDFTCADTATLMKKFFSIFGPNPP